Proteins encoded in a region of the Candidatus Saccharimonadia bacterium genome:
- a CDS encoding zinc ribbon domain-containing protein → MYCIHCGYRLHPGAAFCARCGRKYPAPVQHMDIKPVFRKTPGVAEFGEFAPATYVPAAPAANGWLEADELPGLRREGAIAGFIVAAATGFVGLMAMAGFDIFGVGPWSLIDAAIFALLGFGTLKNNRLAAAAAFTLFLAETITVFAAAGQSGTTVGIAGIIIRMLLVRSFYRGVKGVLSSHPGRFSLQAAAGAHILLRPLYLLTAGLSLAGIAAGIALSSLAAL, encoded by the coding sequence GTGTATTGCATACATTGCGGCTATCGGCTGCATCCCGGCGCCGCCTTTTGCGCCCGGTGTGGCCGCAAATACCCCGCGCCGGTCCAGCATATGGACATCAAGCCCGTCTTCCGCAAAACCCCCGGTGTTGCCGAATTCGGCGAGTTCGCGCCGGCCACCTACGTCCCGGCTGCCCCCGCCGCAAACGGCTGGCTCGAAGCCGATGAGCTCCCCGGCCTGCGCCGCGAAGGCGCCATTGCTGGCTTCATCGTGGCCGCCGCTACCGGCTTCGTAGGTCTCATGGCCATGGCCGGCTTCGATATCTTCGGCGTGGGGCCGTGGAGCCTCATCGACGCCGCCATCTTCGCCCTCCTCGGCTTTGGCACGCTCAAAAACAACCGTTTGGCCGCCGCTGCCGCATTCACCCTGTTTTTGGCCGAAACCATCACCGTCTTCGCCGCCGCCGGCCAAAGCGGCACCACTGTGGGTATCGCCGGCATTATCATTCGCATGCTGCTCGTGCGCAGCTTTTATCGCGGCGTGAAGGGCGTGCTCTCGAGCCACCCCGGCCGTTTCTCGCTCCAAGCGGCCGCCGGCGCGCACATTCTCCTCCGCCCGCTGTACCTGCTCACGGCCGGGCTTTCGCTCGCCGGCATTGCGGCCGGTATCGCACTCAGTAGCCTCGCGGCCCTCTAG
- a CDS encoding helix-turn-helix domain-containing protein: MNATGETKACGVTRALEVIGGKWTLLIIRDLLEQPRRFGELETSLEGISPRTLAIRLKELEADGVLDRDCSGGEAHPVYCLTAKGRSLSAIVDQMRAWGNAAG, from the coding sequence ATGAATGCGACTGGGGAGACAAAAGCCTGCGGTGTCACGCGCGCGCTTGAGGTGATCGGCGGCAAGTGGACGCTGTTGATTATTCGCGATTTGCTCGAACAGCCCCGGCGGTTTGGCGAGCTTGAAACCTCGCTCGAAGGCATCTCGCCGCGCACGCTGGCGATTCGGCTCAAAGAGCTCGAGGCCGACGGCGTGCTCGACCGTGATTGCAGCGGCGGCGAGGCGCATCCAGTGTATTGCCTCACGGCCAAGGGCCGCTCGCTGTCGGCGATCGTGGACCAGATGCGGGCGTGGGGCAACGCCGCGGGTTAG